A stretch of the Zeugodacus cucurbitae isolate PBARC_wt_2022May chromosome 6, idZeuCucr1.2, whole genome shotgun sequence genome encodes the following:
- the LOC105210318 gene encoding alpha-catulin, which yields MSSYECERRVATEKHQGGGAADRRVKAINHVGHAVNLAIERFVTIGEIIAEDNLDIKSDILECCRNARDAGKSIERLCDISAMDNMNYSTLELPIYDENAIIIAAKALISAVTRILLLVDIVVVKQLLTAKRKIVKSLRKLESVVNFTEFVRAYSLFGIEMIELAYLIRNQQNNIKEERRRAQMFSAKQILEHSISILLSSSKATLLHYDCMIAKENRDTVFCQIRRAMDLIHFVVKDCIFETQFLTYNEHATKNIGGETVQSSSNYLTFLLEKFRTKPLNDDSKPPTMYIGNNNYSKIANSTTLTEKKWNNEYTSSKRHNSFGSEDESLLIGNNYKQCGTKISPFTDRDLMTPFNIELIEELIYAFEKLLEKTHDFTDSAYTSHENREHILFLCDRCKLELKKCLNILYKTERNTRHIMDEEIDRVIGTTKNLTQQLILSVADQTADLYHSLKSSVELVNNFHLLALNEDPTSFQEWSNKFHDCCDHIIDVCKLLQHIAFTESLQVQSKCLAINLRIYGPQVILAAKILSRYPTSVPANENMDAFAEMWKWLISEITNVAQQILDTTGEQCDNKAIKKYKPTAARPLSVGQEEPGKVATAETKDMPAEIAPFNEKWNDEVNENNDIIKRAKNMSAMAFAMYQFTKGNGTLRTTQDLFTQAEYFAEEANRLYKVLRQFSYQVPASQNKKDLLNILDRVPTFVQTLQFTVKDHTVGKDATFVKVDHVIRETKNLMSVINKVVTKCFECATKYKLDLSGLSGGLSSSGALGGDDNNAGGMGDSKGTTSSSEGSM from the exons ATGTCGTCGTATGAATGTGAGCGAAGG gtTGCCACTGAAAAACATCAAGGTGGTGGCGCTGCCGACCGTAGAGTGAAGGCAATCAATCATGTCGGCCATGCGGTTAATTTAGCAATTGAGAGGTTCGTGACAATAGGCGAAATAATTGCCGAGGACAATCTCGATATCAAATCGGATATTTTGGAATGTTGCAGAAATGCAAGAGATGCAG GAAAATCAATCGAACGCTTATGTGATATTTCTGCCATGGATAACATGAATTACTCAACTTTAGAATTACCTATTTACGATGAAAACGCAATTATAATCGCAGCTAAAGCACTCATATCCGCTGTAACTAGAATTTTGCTTTTAGTTGATATTGTCGTTGTTAAACAACTCCTCACTGCAAAGAGGAAAATTGTGAAAAGCTTACGAAAACTAGAATCTGTTGTGAATTTTACCGAATTCGTACGCGCCTACTCACTTTTCGGCATCGAAATGATCGAGCTGGCCTATCTAATACGAAATCAACAGAATAATATCAAGGAGGAACGACGTCGGGCGCAAATGTTTTCGGCGAAGCAAATACTTGAACAttccatttcaattttattatcatCGTCAAAAGCGACACTACTACACTATGATTGTATGATAGCTAAGGAAAATCGCGATACTGTGTTTTGTCAAATCAGACGTGCTATGGACTTAATACATTTTGTTGTGAAAGATTGCATATTCGAGACGCAATTTTTGACATATAACGAACATGCTACGAAAAATATTGGCGGCGAAACGGTACAATCATCATCGAATTATTTAACATTTCTGTTGGAGAAATTTCGTACGAAACCGTTGAACGACGACAGCAAACCGCCTACAATGTATAtaggaaataataattattcgaAAATCGCCAACTCAACTACGTTAACCGAAAAGAAATGGAACAATGAATACACAAGTAGTAAACGTCACAATTCCTTTGGTAGCGAAGATGAGAGTCTACTTATAggtaataattataaacaatgTGGTACAAAAATCTCACCATTTACCGATCGAGACTTGATGACACCATTCAATATTGAATTAATCGAAGAACTGATATATGCTTTTGAGAAACTATTAGAGAAAACACATGACTTTACCGATTCAGCTTATACAAGTCATGAAAATAGAGAACATATTTTATTCCTTTGTGATCGTTGTAAACTAGagcttaaaaaatgtttaaatattttatataagacCGAACGTAATACCAGACATATAATGGATGAGGAGATTGATCGTGTTATAGGTACAACAAAAAATCTAACACAACAACTTATACTCTCGGTTGCCGATCAAACTGCGGATCTATATCACTCACTGAAGAGCTCCGTGGAATTAGTGAATAATTTCCATTTGTTGGCATTGAATGAGGATCCGACCTCATTTCAAGAGTGGTCGAATAAATTTCACGATTGTTGTGATCATATTATAGATGTATGCAAATTGTTACAGCACATCGCTTTTACAGAGAGCTTACAAGTACAATCGAAATGTTTAGCTATTAATTTACGTATATATGGTCCACAAGTTATACTAGCTGCTAAAATATTGTCGAGATATCCTACAAGTGTTCCGGCGAATGAGAATATGGACGCCTTCGCTGAAATGTGGAAATGGCTCATTTCCGAAATTACAAATGTTGCACAACAAATCTTAGACACTACGGGTGAACAATGCGACAATAAAGCAATTAAG aaatataaaccGACTGCTGCACGACCGTTGTCCGTTGGACAGGAGGAGCCTGGGAAAGTGGCCACGGCTGAGACGAAAGACATGCCGGCGGAAATAGCGCCGTTCAATGAGAAATGGAATGATGAAGTTAACGAAAATAACGATATAATTAAGCGAGCTAAAAACATGTCGGCAATGGCATTTGCAATGTATCAATTTACGAAAGGCAATGGCACATTGCGGACCACACAAGACCTCTTCACGCAAGCGGAATACTTTGCTGAGGAGGCAAATCGTTTATATAAAGTTTTGCGACAATTTTCCTATCAG GTACCAGCTAGTCAAAATAAAAAGgatcttttgaatattttggatCGTGTGCCGACTTTTGTGCAAACTCTGCAATTTACCGTTAAAGATCACACTGTCGGCAAGGATGCAACATTTGTAAAAGTGGATCACGTTATACGCGAAACAAAGAATCTTATGAGTGTTATTAACAAGGTTGTAACAAAATGTTTTGAATGTGCGACTAAG TACAAATTGGACCTCAGCGGTCTCTCGGGTGGCTTGTCATCATCGGGCGCTTTAGGTGGTGACGATAACAATGCTGGCGGCATGGGAGATTCAAAAGGCACAACAAGCAGTTCGGAGGGGAGCATGTGA